Proteins encoded in a region of the Raphanus sativus cultivar WK10039 chromosome 8, ASM80110v3, whole genome shotgun sequence genome:
- the LOC108819998 gene encoding uncharacterized protein LOC108819998 yields MDIPKPPRRKYTLGKEPNPIKSISYHTDCTTLHHALEEALDHREYEALKESKLGVFIKFQELGFGWASRLVHFMLGFQLDIKKKYELWCLVGPESLRFSLIEFEKLTGLNCEYIEDLESPYCPVTPEMSSFWAKLGVNINAGPSTGQIIAALKRCKEWSRDDRKRLAYLAIFAGYIEGKKVTTSTQASLARVAFKMLIESQEAKNITGCYTIDGFVQAFQSWVYTALPELGAGYGNPVGGKPAVPLLAYSGGKGRRWFQQAICSQIRVENFVEKEEIGELFPQWDSDVEDPDAENIIKVMYKRPWKWTMDCWEVTGTCDASPTKEDEERPRHRKKAKERPRRRKKAEERPTPRPRKKARLEATAEATAEATAEASEEASEEAREREEGREEAREREEGRSDVRTEVIGMTKEELDRNFKDLADALRQGFGTCLAEIKHLSDRIGVVEKKLGITPAPPKQTQEPGSEIESVNGAKEKSGKMRKERKEDPKKRIERKGDPKEDPKKRMERKEDPKEDPKKRKEDQKEDPKENQKEYPKEDASEIAKDDPKEDASEVGNEGASSSKVPSLVVAEEVEEPSVLLLEKENSTLSDKVKE; encoded by the exons ATGGATATTCCAAAACCCCCCCGGAGGAAATATACATTAGGGAAAGAGCCCAACCCAATTAAGAGCATTTCGTATCACACGGATTGTACGACGTTGCATCATGCTTTAGAGGAGGCTCTTGATCATCGAGAATATGAAGCGCTGAAAGAGTCGAagttgggagttttcatcaagttccaAGAGctgggatttggttgggcttcaaggctggttcacttcATGCTCGGTTTTCAGCTCGACATAAAGAAGAAGTATGAgctgtggtgtctcgttggtccagaatcGCTGAGGTTTTCACTGATAGAGTTTGAAAAgctcactggtctaaactgtgagtacatcgaggaccttgagagtCCGTACTGTCCTGTTACGCCGGAGATGTCTTCTTTCTGGGCGAAGTTGGGAGTTAATATCAATGCTGGGCCATCTACTGgccagataatagcagcactcaAGAGATGCAAAGAGTGGTCTCGGGATGATCGCAAGCGGCTCGCGTACCTTGCCATCTTCGCTGGAtacattgaagggaaaaaggtCACAACTTCTACACAGGCTAGTCTGGCGAG agtcgcttTTAAGATGCTGATTGAGTCTCAGGAGGCCAAAAATATCACGGGTTGTTACACGATTGATGGGTTTGTACAAGCTTTCCAGTCATGGGTGTACACAGCTCTGCCGGAACTTGGTGCTGGTTATGGTAATCCCGTAGGAGGCAAACCGGCTGTACCGTTACTGGCTTACTCGGGTGGCAAAGGACGCAGATGGTTTCAACAGGCTATCTGCAGTCAG ATTAGAGTGGAAAATTTTGTTGAGAAGGAGGAGATCGGTGAACTGTTTCCACAATGGGACTCTGATGTTGAGGACCCGGACGCGGAGAACATAATTAAAGTCATGTATaagagaccgtggaagtggaccatggattgctgggaagtcaccgGTACTTGTGATGCGAGTCCAAcgaaggaagatgaagaacgtCCAAGACATCGGAAGAAAGCTAAAGAACGTCCAAGACGTCGGAAGAAAGCTGAAGAACGTCCAACTCcaagacctcggaagaaagcccGTTTAGAGGCAACTGCAGAGGCAACTGCAGAGGCAACTGCAGAGGCTAGTGAAGAGGCTAGTGAAGAGGCTCGTGAACGTGAAGAGGGTCGTGAAGAGGCTCGTGAACGTGAAGAGGGTCGTTCCGATGTTCGTACAGAGGTGATTGGGATGACCAAAGAGGAATTGGACAGAAACTTCAAGGACCTAGCTGATGCCTTGAGGCAAGGGTTTGGGACGTGCCTTGCGGAGATCAAGCATCTGTCGGATAGGATTGGTGTTGTGGAAAAGAAGCTTGGTATCACACCTGCTCCGCCTAAACAGACGCAAGAACCAGGG AGTGAAATAGAAAGTGTTAATGGGGCGAAAGAGAAATCCGGAAAGATGAGAAAGGAGAGAAAGGAGGATCCTAAGAAGAGAATTGAGAGGAAGGGAGATCCAAAGGAGGATCCTaagaagagaatggagaggaAGGAGGATCCAAAGGAGGATCCTAAGAAGAGAAAGGAGGATCAAAAGGAGGATCCTAAGGAGAATCAAAAGGAGTATCCTAAGGAGGATGCTAGTGAGATTGCTAAGGACGATCCTAAGGAGGATGCCAGTGAGGTTGGTAATGAGGGTGCTAGTTCCTCGAAAGTGCCGAGTCTAGTGGTTGCCGAAGAAGTCGAAGAACCGAGCGTTCTTCTATTGGAGAAAGAAAATTCTACTCTTTCAGATAAAGTAAAGGAGTAA